Proteins from one Pongo abelii isolate AG06213 chromosome 19, NHGRI_mPonAbe1-v2.0_pri, whole genome shotgun sequence genomic window:
- the EVPL gene encoding envoplakin, producing MFKGLSKGSQGKGSPKGSPAKGSPKGSPSKHSRAATQELALLISRMQASADQVERDILETQKRLQQDRLNSEQSQALQHQQETGRSLKEAEVLLKDLFLDVDKARRLKHPQAEEIEKDIKQLHERVTQECAEYRALYEKMVLPPDMGPRVDWARVLEQKQKQVCAGQYGPGMAELEQQIAEHNILQKEIDAYGQQLRSLVGPDAATIRSQYRDLLKAASWRGQSLGSLYTHLQGCTRQLSALAEQQRRILQQDWSDLMADPEGVRREYEHFKQHELLSQEQSVNQLEDDGERMVELRHPAVGSIQAHQEALKMEWQNFLNLCICQETQLQHVEDYRRFQEEADSVSQTLAKLNSNLDAKSNPAPGGPPGAPTELLQQLEAEEKQLAVTERATGDLQRRSRDVAPLPQRRNPPQQPLHVDSICDWDSGEVQLLRGERYKLIDNTDLYTWVVQGPGGETKRAPAACFCIPAPDPDAVARASRLASELQALKQKLATVQSRLKASAAESLRPSQQAPSGSAPANPHAQKLLTQMTRLDGDLGQIERQVLAWARAPLSRTTPLEDLEGRIHSNEGTAQRLQSLGTEKKTAQKECEAFLSTRPVGPAALQLPVALNSVKNNFSDVQVLCSLYGEKAKAALGLERQIQDADRVIRGFEATLVQEAPIPAEPGALRERVSELQRQRRELLEQQTCVLRLHRALKASEHACAALQNNFQEFCQDLPRQQRQVRALTDRYHAAGDQLDLREKMVQDAALTYQQFKNCKDNLSSWLEHLPHSQVRPSDGPSQIAYKLQAQKRLMQEIQSRERDRATASRLSQALQAALQDYELQADTYRCSLEPTLGVSVPKRPRVAPLQESIQAQEKNLAKAYTEVAAAQQQLLQQLEFARKMLEKKELSEDIRRTYDAKQGSESPTQAGRESEALKAQLEEERKRVAQVQHELEAQRSQLLQLRTQRPLERLEETEVVEFYRDPQLEGSLSRVKAQMEEEGKRRAGLQADLEVAAQKVVQLESKRKTMQPHLLTKEVTQVERDPGLDSQAAQLRIQIQQLRGEDAVISARLEGLKKELLALEKREVDVKEKVMVKEVVKVEKNLEMVKAAQALRLQMEEDAARRKQAEEAVAKLQARIQDLERAISSVEPKVIVKEVKKVEQDPGLLQESSRLRSLLEEERTKNATLARELSDLHSKYSVVEKQRPKVQLQERVHEIFQVDPETEQEITRLKAKLLEMAGRRSGVEKEVEKLLPDLEVLRAQKPTVEYKEVTQEVVRHERSPEVLREIDRLKAQLNELVNSHGRSQEQLIRLQGERDEWRRERAKVETKTVSKEVVRHEKDPVLEKEAERLRQEVREAAQKRRAAEDAVYELQSKRLLLERRKPEEKVVVQEVVVTQKDPKLREEHSRLSQSLDEEVGRRRQLELEVQQLRAGVEEQEGLLSFQEDRSKKLAVERELRQLTLRIQELEKRPPTVQEKIIMEEVVKLEKDPDLEKSTEALRRDLDQEKTQVTELHRECKNLQVQIDVLQKAKSQEKTIYKEVIRVQKDRVLEDERARVWEMLNRERTARQAREEEARRLRERIDRAETLGRTWSREESELQRARDQADQERGRLQQELRVLERQKQQQTLQLQESSKLLSQKTESERQKAAQRGQELSRLEAAILREKDQIYEKERTLRDLHAKVSREELSQETQTRETNLSTKISILEPETGKDMSPYEAYKRGIIDRGQYLQLQELECDWEEVTTSGPCGEESVLLDRKSGKQYSIEAALRCRRISKEEYHLYKDGHLPISEFALLVAGETKPSSSLSIGSIISKSPLASPVPQSTSFFSPSFSLGLGDDSFPIAGIYDTTTDNKCSIKTAVAKNMLDPITGQKLLEAQAATGGIVDLLSRERYSVHKAMERGLIENTSTQRLLNAQKAFTGIEDPVTKKRLSVGEAVQKGWMPRESVLPHLQVQHLTGGLIDPKRTGRIPIQQALLSGMISEELAQLLQDESSYEKDLTDPISKEPLSYKEAMGRCRKDPLSGLLLLPAALEGYRCYRSASPTVPRSLC from the exons GGCTGCCACCCAGGAGCTGGCCCTGCTCATCTCCCGCATGCAAGCCAGCGCCGACCAGGTGGAGCGGGACATCCTGGAGACGCAGAAGAGGCTGCAGCAG GACCGGCTGAACAGTGAGCAGAGCCAGGCCCTGCAGCACCAGCAGGAGACGGGTCGCAGCCTGAAGGAGGCCGAGGTGCTGCTCAAGGACCTCTTCCTGGACGTGGACAAGGCCCGGCGGCTCAAGCACCCGCAGGCTGAGGAGATTGAGAAGGA CATCAAGCAGCTGCACGAGCGGGTGACCCAGGAGTGTGCGGAGTACCGTGCCCTGTACGAGAAGATGGTGCTGCCCCCTGACATGGGACCCAGGGTCGACTGGGCACGCGTGCTGGAGCAGAAACAG AAGCAGGTCTGCGCAGGCCAGTACGGGCCGGGCATGGCGGAGCTGGAGCAACAGATCGCCGAGCACAACATCCTGCAGAAGGAGATCGACGCCTATGGGCAGCAGCTGCGGAGTCTCGTGGGGCCG GATGCAGCCACCATCCGGAGCCAATACCGAGACCTACTG AAGGCGGCGTCGTGGCGCGGGCAGAGCCTGGGCAGCCTGTATACGCACCTGCAGGGCTGCACGCGGCAGCTGAGCGCCCTGGCGGAGCAGCAGCGCCGCATCCTGCAGCAGGACTGGAGCGACCTCATGGCCGACCCTGAGGGCGTGCGGCGGGAGTACGAG CACTTCAAGCAGCACGAGCTGCTGAGCCAGGAGCAGAGCGTGAACCAGCTGGAGGACGACGGCGAGCGCATGGTGGAGCTGCGGCACCCCGCGGTGGGGTCCATCCAG GCCCACCAGGAGGCCCTGAAGATGGAGTGGCAGAACTTCCTGAACCTGTGCATCTGCCAGGAGACTCAGCTGCAGCACGTGGAGGACTACCGCCGG TTCCAGGAAGAGGCGGACTCAGTCAGCCAGACCCTGGCGAAGCTCAACTCCAACTTGGATGCCAAGTCCAACCCTGCACCTGGGGGCCCCCCTGGCGCCCCCACAGAGCTGCTGCAACAGCTGGAG GCAGAGGAAAAACAGCTGGCTGTCACCGAGAGGGCCACTGGGGACCTGCAGCGGCGAAGCCGGGATGTGGCCCCTCTGCCACAGCGAAGAAACCCGCCTCAGCAGCCCCTGCACGTGGACAGCATCTGCGACTGGGACTCAGGAGAA GTGCAGCTGCTGCGGGGTGAGCGGTATAAGCTGATAGATAACACTGACCTGTACACCTGGGTCGTGCAGGGCCCTGGTGGGGAGACCAAGCGTGCTCCCGCCGCCTGCTTCTGCATCCCAGCACCAGACCCTGATGCCGTGGCCAGGGCCTCCCG GCTGGCCTCGGAGCTGCAGGCCCTGAAGCAGAAATTGGCCACAGTCCAGAGCCGCCTGAAGGCCAGTGCTGCAGAGTCTCTTCGGCCCAGCCAGCAGG CTCCATCTGGCTCGGCCCCGGCCAACCCACATGCCCAGAAGCTCCTGACACAGATGACCCGGCTGGATGGAGACCTGGGACAGATAGAGAGGCAGGTGCTGGCCTGGGCGCGGGCCCCGCTGAGCCGCACCACACCCCTGGAGGACCTGGAGGGCCGCATCCACAGCAATGAG GGTACAGCCCAGCGCCTGCAGAGCCTGGGAACGGAGAAGAAGACAGCCCAGAAGGAGTGCGAGGCGTTTCTGTCTACGCGGCCCGTGGGCCCCGCTGCCCTGCAGCTGCCCGTAGCCCTCAACAGCGTGAAGAACAATTTCAGTGATGTGCAGGTTCTGTGCAGCCTCTACGGGGAGAA AGCCAAGGCTGCCCTGGGTCTGGAGCGGCAGATCCAGGATGCGGACAGGGTCATCCGAGGCTTCGAGGCCACCCTGGTGCAGGAGGCCCCCATCCCTGCTGAACCGGGGGCTCTGCGGGAGAGGGTCAGCGAGCTGCAG CGCCAGCGGAGGGAGCTGCTGGAACAGCAGACCTGCGTGCTGCGGCTGCACCGCGCGTTGAAGGCCTCGGAGCACGCATGCGCCGCGCTGCAGAACAACTTCCAGGAGTTCTGCCAAGACCTGCCTCGCCAGCAGCGCCAGGTGCGAGCCCTCACGGACCGCTACCACGCCGCAGGGGACCAGCTGGACCTGCG GGAGAAGATGGTGCAGGATGCCGCCCTCACCTACCAGCAGTTCAAGAACTGCAAGGATAACCTGAGCTCCTGGCTGGAGCACCTGCCCCACAGCCAGGTGCGGCCCAGCGACGGCCCCAGCCAGATCGCCTACAAGCTGCAGGCGCAGAag aggctgatgcaggagatcCAGAGCCGAGAGCGGGACAGGGCCACGGCATCCCGCCTCTCCCAGGCCCTGCAGGCAGCGCTCCAG GACTATGAGCTCCAGGCAGACACCTACCGCTGCTCTTTGGAGCCCACTCTGGGAGTGTCAGTCCCCAAGAGACCCCGAGTGGCTCCCCTGCAGGAGAGCATCCAGGCCCAG GAGAAGAACCTTGCAAAGGCCTATACTGAGGTTGCAGCAGCACAGCAGCAGCTGCTCCAGCAGCTGGAGTTTGCTAGAAAAATGCTGGAGAAG AAGGAGCTCAGTGAAGACATCCGAAGGACCTATGATGCAAAGCAGGGCTCTGAGAGCCCTACCCAAGCAGGGAGAGAGTCAGAGGCCCTGAAGGCCCAGCTGGAAGAGGAGAGGAAGCGGGTAGCTCAGGTGCAGCATGAGCTGGAGGCGCAGAGGAGCCAACTGCTGCAGCTGAGGACCCAGCGGCCCTTGGAGAGGCTGGAGGAGACCGAAGTGGTGGAGTTCTACCGGGACCCCCAGCTGGAGGGCAGCCTGTCCAGGGTGAAGGCCCAGATGGAAGAGGAGGGCAAGCGGCGGGCTGGCCTGCAGGCAGACCTGGAAGTGGCAGCCCAGAAGGTCGTGCAGCTGGAAAGCAAGAGGAAGACCATGCAGCCTCATCTGCTGACCAAGGAGGTCACCCAGGTGGAGAGGGACCCTGGCCTGGACAGCCAGGCGGCCCAGCTCAGGATCCAGATCCAGCAGCTCCGCGGAGAGGATGCTGTCATCTCGGCCCGGCTGGAAGGGCTGAAGAAGGAGCTACTGGCCCTTGAGAAGAGGGAGGTGGACGTGAAGGAGAAGGTCATGGTGAAAGAGGTGGTCAAGGTGGAGAAGAATCTGGAAATGGTCAAGGCGGCCCAGGCTCTGAGGCTGCAGATGGAGGAGGATGCTGCGCGGAGGAAGCAGGCGGAGGAGGCTGTGGCCAAGCTACAGGCTCGTATACAAGACCTGGAGCGGGCTATCAGCTCAGTGGAGCCCAAGGTCATCGTAAAGGAGGTGAAGAAGGTGGAGCAGGACCCAGGGCTCCTCCAGGAGTCCTCCAGGCTGAGGAGCCTCCTCGAGGAGGAGAGGACCAAGAACGCGACCCTGGCCAGGGAGCTGAGTGACCTGCACAGCAAGTACAGCGTGGTGGAGAAGCAGAGGCCCAAAGTGCAGCTCCAGGAGCGAGTCCACGAGATCTTCCAGGTGGATCCGGAGACAGAGCAGGAGATCACTCGGCTCAAGGCCAAGCTGCTGGAGATGGCGGGCaggaggagtggtgtggagaaagAGGTGGAGAAGCTGCTGCCCGACCTGGAGGTCCTGCGGGCCCAGAAGCCCACGGTGGAGTACAAGGAGGTGACCCAGGAGGTGGTGAGGCATGAGAGGAGCCCCGAGGTGCTGCGCGAGATCGACCGCCTGAAGGCTCAGCTCAACGAGCTCGTCAACAGCCACGGGCGCTCCCAGGAGCAGCTCATCCGCCTGCAGGGTGAGCGCGACGAGTGGAGGCGCGAGCGGGCCAAGGTGGAAACCAAGACGGTGAGCAAGGAGGTGGTGCGCCACGAGAAGGACCCGGTGCTGGAGAAAGAAGCAGAGCGGCTCCGCCAGGAGGTGCGGGAGGCGGCCCAGAAGAGGCGGGCCGCGGAGGACGCGGTGTACGAGCTGCAGAGCAAGCGCCTGCTGCTGGAGAGGAGGAAGCCCGAAGAGAAGGTGGTGGTGCAGGAGGTGGTGGTCACCCAGAAGGACCCGAAGCTGCGCGAGGAGCACAGCCGGCTGAGCCAGAGCCTGGATGAGGAGGTGGGCCGGCGGCGCCAGCTGGAGCTTGAGGTGCAGCAGCTGCGGGCCGGCGTGGAGGAGCAGGAGGGCCTGCTCAGCTTCCAGGAGGACCGCAGCAAGAAGCTGGCCGTGGAGAGGGAGCTGCGGCAGCTGACCTTGAGGATCCAGGAGCTCGAGAAGCGGCCTCCCACGGTGCAGGAGAAGATCATCATGGAGGAAGTGGTCAAGCTGGAGAAGGACCCGGACCTGGAGAAGTCCACGGAAGCCCTGCGGCGGGACCTGGACCAGGAGAAGACCCAGGTGACGGAGCTGCATCGGGAGTGCAAGAACCTGCAGGTCCAGATTGACGTCCTCCAGAAAGCCAAATCGCAGGAGAAGACCATCTACAAGGAAGTGATCCGGGTGCAGAAGGACCGCGTGCTGGAGGATGAGCGGGCCCGCGTGTGGGAGATGCTCAACAGGGAGCGCACGGCCCGGCAGGCCCGGGAGGAGGAGGCGCGGCGCCTGCGGGAGCGCATTGACCGGGCCGAGACGCTGGGGAGAACCTGGTCCCGGGAGGAGTCCGAGCTGCAGAGGGCCCGGGACCAGGCAGACCAGGAGCGTgggcggctgcagcaggagctgcGGGTTCTGGagaggcagaagcagcagcagacaCTGCAGCTGCAGGAGTCGTCGAAGCTGCTCAGCCAGAAGACGGAGAGCGAGCGGCAGAAGGCGGCCCAGCGGGGCCAGGAGCTCTCACGGCTCGAGGCGGCCATCCTCCGCGAGAAGGACCAGATCTACGAGAAGGAGCGGACGCTCCGGGACCTCCACGCCAAGGTGAGCCGGGAGGAGCTCAGCCAGGAGACCCAGACGCGAGAGACCAACCTTTCCACCAAGATCTCCATCCTGGAACCCGAGACGGGGAAGGACATGTCCCCGTACGAGGCCTACAAGAGGGGCATCATCGACAGGGGCCAGTACTTGCAGCTCCAGGAGCTCGAGTGTGACTGGGAGGAGGTCACCACCTCGGGGCCCTGCGGGGAGGAGTCTGTGCTCCTGGACCGCAAGAGCGGGAAGCAGTACTCCATCGAGGCCGCCCTCCGCTGCCGGCGCATCTCTAAGGAGGAGTACCATCTGTACAAGGACGGCCACCTACCCATCTCAGAGTTTGCGCTGCTTGTGGCTGGGGAGACCAAGCCAAGCTCCTCACTGTCCATCGGCTCTATCATCTCCAAGTCCCCGCTCGCCTCCCCGGTCCCCCAGAGCACCAGTTTCttctctcccagcttctctctcgGGCTCGGTGATGACAGCTTCCCTATCGCCGGGATCTATGACACAACCACAGACAACAAGTGCAGCATCAAGACGGCCGTGGCCAAGAACATGCTGGACCCCATCACTGGGCAGAAGCTACTGGAGGCCCAGGCAGCCACAGGGGGCATCGTGGACCTGCTCAGCCGTGAGCGCTACTCTGTGCACAAGGCAATGGAGAGGGGCCTGATCGAGAACACCTCCACGCAGAGGCTGCTCAACGCCCAGAAGGCCTTCACTGGCATCGAGGACCCCGTCACCAAGAAGAGGCTGTCGGTGGGCGAGGCCGTCCAGAAGGGCTGGATGCCCCGGGAGAGCGTGCTCCCACACCTGCAGGTGCAGCACCTGACCGGGGGGCTCATCGACCCCAAGAGGACAGGCCGCATCCCCATCCAGCAGGCCCTCCTCTCCGGGATGATCAGTGAAGAGCTGGCCCAGCTCCTGCAGGACGAGTCCAGCTACGAGAAGGATTTGACAGACCCCATCTCCAAGGAACCGCTGAGCTACAAGGAGGCCATGGGCCGCTGCCGCAAAGACCCCCTGAGCGGCCTGCTGCTCCTGCCAGCGGCACTGGAGGGGTACCGCTGCTACCGCTCCGCCTCCCCCACTGTCCCGCGCTCCCTTTGCTGA